In Eupeodes corollae chromosome 3, idEupCoro1.1, whole genome shotgun sequence, a single genomic region encodes these proteins:
- the LOC129949603 gene encoding uncharacterized protein LOC129949603, with amino-acid sequence MRKYQQLLLLVISAISVIVLLNYKSENNRLKYILHVVNFFGRKDAALMMRLENGTKDDDFNDFAYPLPVWQKIGDSFHAYSAFWQRNELMAGGEAVVLVTGKKSAIINFKCALQYSNDRIITGKFKFYHLDESEAPTDKIDFFSYKFLCKLSRDFGVPEKLIFTEVASKVSYKLLLRHVKPQVSHGMQIATICLNMADFNKTMSFATKTNLLQFFFYHQTIGIDHFFIYNGDAVPYHIRKVLRKTSVNLNYFPFNFPFAQNDSKKIRKLIETDCLMRNTNGAKFTFLLNINEFVYPNKKIQDNGSVLRSLDHYDRDIKRFELASFGVCLDHKNKLLIDNTLYDPELKFDHKLYAYKPTMQTESNKSVTLPLSLALTHRYVDCFSTKDGFYDWRNSLRQDFMQYLESVRTEIGFLF; translated from the coding sequence ATGCGGAAATATCAGCAGCTACTACTCCTAGTCATTTCTGCCATCAGTGTTATAGTCCTCCTTAATTATAAGAGCGAAAACAATCGTTTGAAATATATCCTACATGTAGTGAATTTCTTTGGGCGCAAGGATGCAGCCCTGATGATGCGTCTGGAAAACGGCACAAAAGAcgatgatttcaatgatttcgCATATCCATTGCCGGTGTGGCAAAAAATCGGCGACTCATTTCACGCGTACTCCGCATTTTGGCAGCGAAATGAACTTATGGCCGGCGGAGAGGCTGTAGTCCTCGTCACGGGCAAGAAATCGgcgataattaattttaaatgtgcCCTGCAGTATAGCAACGATAGGATCATAACTGGCAAGTTCAAATTTTATCATCTTGACGAAAGCGAAGCACCCACAGACAAAATAGATTTCTTCTCTTACAAATTTCTATGCAAACTCAGTCGAGACTTTGGAGTTCCAGAGAAATTGATCTTTACAGAGGTTGCCAGTAAAGTCAGCTATAAATTGCTGTTGCGTCATGTAAAACCTCAGGTCTCCCATGGCATGCAAATCGCCACTATATGCCTCAACATGGCAGACTTCAACAAAACCATGAGCTTCGCCACGAAGACCAACCTCCTGCAGTTCTTCTTCTACCATCAAACCATCGGAATCGACCACTTCTTCATTTATAACGGCGATGCAGTGCCATATCACATCCGCAAGGTTCTCCGAAAGACCAGTGTCAATCTGAACTACTTCCCCTTCAACTTCCCATTTGCCCAGAACGACTCGAAGAAAATACGAAAACTAATCGAAACCGATTGTCTGATGCGCAACACCAACGGAGCCAAGTTCACCTTCCTCTTGAACATCAACGAATTTGTCTATCCAAACAAGAAAATTCAAGACAATGGCTCGGTGCTGCGATCGCTCGACCACTACGATCGAGACATTAAACGCTTTGAATTGGCTTCTTTCGGAGTGTGTTTGGATCACAAAAACAAACTACTCATCGACAATACTCTGTACGACCCGGAATTGAAATTCGATCACAAATTGTATGCATACAAACCGACTATGCAAACGGAGAGTAATAAGAGCGTGACACTGCCTCTGTCGCTCGCACTCACTCATAGGTACGTGGATTGCTTTAGCACGAAGGATGGTTTCTATGATTGGAGAAATTCCTTGCGACAGGATTTCATGCAATATCTGGAAAGTGTTAGGACTGAAATTGGTTTCCTGTTTTAG